attttaaaataaataaaaaataatgaatgtttaaactgataaataaaaataatataaaaaaaaaaatttagtagaaaacaaatactaattaaaattaaaaataaataatgttgaaataaataaatataaaatgattaATACTAGAGCTgataagtaaaataatattaaattttttttgtcaaaaaatatgaattcatattttaaataaataattatcaaataataactggacaaacataaaaaaaaattaaattgtaaaaaatttgctgaaaagctaaaattaaattgttagaTTTTATTACAAGATAATCAtttaatagcctttttacacagccaaattaattgatcaattaaaattttaattgagaaaccagtttttgcgcccttaacactgccggctacttggtaatcgatcagctgttatacatttttgtttttgcttttaattaagaGTTCGTACGTTTcttcagctgattgctattttttatttatttctagcaGCGACATCACGTTCGCGTACGTAGATATAATTACacatacggtctttgtcgcagagttgcatttctttttcaagtcgattaaaattctattaaaaatgaatgtagaaaatgagatttttattttctatggtaaaacgatcttaatcagcgttttaatcgaacaaaggccggttaattggtcaattagctcttgtgtgaaaaggctataagttaACAGAGAACTAATTAACTTAAAAAccaatggcaataaaatttaattatgtcaatataattgttttatgatataaaaacaaaaaaaaaaaacaaaatgaaaaaaaaactaatacttAAAcggacaaataaaaataatattaataaaaaaaaattattttaaaaaattatgtttaaaataattaaaaaatttaaataataataaaaactttaatttcaaaataaataattaagatgaaatatataaaattatgaataaaaaaatcaaataatataaataaataataaaaaattaattaattaattaataagtttaatatcaaatgcaatttaatattttcataaatcaagttaattaattaattaaattaatataaaaatattttctatgcaataatttttaacaactaaatgtacgaaaaataataataaaaaataataatttaaattcgatattaaaactaattaataattaatgaattaaattaatttatttcttcccTTCCAGTCACCGAAATGCTGCAAACAGCCAAATTGTTGGCACGCAAAAGCAGCCGCCAATCGAATGGACTCACTTTCGGTGAATTTTGTGTGCTGGCAGCCGATCTAAAACGCTTTCGGTGagtttacacaaataataatttataataaataaaaattaataacttaaaaaaataatttataataaacaaaaattaataactaaaaaaaatattttttctttttcttgatCTGAACAGCACATCGACTTTCTCGCCGTCGATTTGTGACAATGTAAATCTATTAAGCTCtctacagcagcaacaacatgaaAACAGTGACAATAGCAGTCGTGTTGAGGCCAATAACGGCACTTTATGCACGGCAACGGGCACCGAATTGCGTAGTACAAAATCCCTAAGTAATGTCGAAGACTGTAAGCGTAAATTGTCAAAGGGCGATACATCGGCACCGGTTGAGGTATTCCTAGGCGGTTCATGTAATCCCACCACCTGGCGGGCCGATGTAGCGATACCAACGTTGAAAGAACTTGGCATTTCCTTCTATAATCCCGTAAGTGTTTTCACTTTTactgtataatttttgttgtaatttacaaTATTGTCATTTTCCTCATTCGCTTTTTTTTACTCATTGCAGCAAGTATCTGATTGGACGCCTGATCTCATCGAGCTGGAGCATCGCGCCAAAGAGAAGGCGCGTGTTTTGTTCTTCGTTATGGATTCGCAGACGCGCGCTTCTGCTGGTGCCATTGAGGCGGCACATATAGCGGGTCAAAACTGCAAGCAGCTGGTGTTGGTACTACATCCATATAAACGTAATCAATCGATTCTTAATGAGCAAATATCCCAGCAGTAAGTGACATACGTGACTGTACGGCCTACAACAACAGCcactaatttgttgttattttttgtttttctttttttttgtaaacagaGAATACATTGACCTCCGGCGCAATCAGTTAATATTGAAGGAATTGGTCACACGTCGTGGCCTACCAGTTATGGATGACGTACCATCGGGTCTACAGCGCACCAAAGACATTTTGGCTGGCATTAGAGATCCACCCTCGAATATAGCAACGATTTTAGTGTAAGTGTAagcggaaattaaaaaaaaaaatttaaggttataatattttttgaggtTACATTTTTTGAGTTCATactatttttgaagttataatattttttcagtttatatttattgagtttatattattttttgagattataaaatgtatttctcCCTTTTAATCCACCACACAGTGTCGTACGTGGCGCCTTCGATCGCGTTAATCCCGTGAATGGCGTCATTACAGTTGTACAATGTCAACGCGCTCTCTTATACTTAGGTTACGCTCAGAGTCTAGTTAAATTAGACAATTTAAATAAGATAATCGCCACACAACGTGACACGTTGGAAACACTACAAAAACGCAGTACAAAATCTGGTGGTGCACAGCCAGAGATTAGCAGCAGCGATGATGCCACCGTGAAGAGCTCATCTTCAACATCGTGCAACTCAGACACGCCCACAGCTACGGTGAATGCAACGTCGGATGTTGATTTTGATTTATTCTGCGTGATTTCGGCTTATCTCTCGGTGTTGCAGCAGGAAATACAAGAGAGTGGCTGCATTTCGCCCATAAAGGGCACCAATGTGCCACCACCGCCGGTCTATCTTACCAATATGCAAGGTAAATACTGCgtggaattttttataaataattgtttattaaaactattatttttttgcattctaTCGACCAGGTGACGAAAGCAATTTCGCTATCAGCTATTTCACCAGCAAGAATATATCGCGCACCTCCAGTCAAACTAGCGTACCGGGCAGCGATGAACGTCACAGCAGCAACGATCTGTTGAGTCGCAGTCGTGATAGTGGCACCTCCTCACCGCAACCGTTAGATCAGCCATTGAAATCACGTTCGGCCGCACAGTTaggtaaagcaaaaacaaaaattcttgtCAACATCGAATCTATAGAAACAACCGAAATCACAACAACCATCCAAACTGCTCATACACCAACAACACCACCTAATACTTCTACTACTACCGCTACAGCTTATCCCATATTGAGCGCACACTCAAACGCACATCCGTTGGCGCAATTGAACGCCTCCGCCACCGCCGCACAAATGCACTCCACATACCCGGATAGCAGCAGCGTAACAGCGGAGGAGGAGAGCGATTCCAATGATTCGGTATTCTCATCAAGCAGTTCCATCAATTCGGTAAATTGCAATTATGGTGGCAATGAGTTTCTAACCTTTGCCGGCACCGATTTTCGTGATGTCTACCTCGGTGGCAGTTGCTTTTTGCGCACGAAATGGCGTCAAGACATCGCTATGCCGTATTTGAAGACTAAGGGTGTCACCTTCCATCTGCCAGCGTTGCATGAGAGTTTACAGTCTTCACATCTGGACTTGCCGGATAAAGTATTCGAGGATGCACGCCAGTTGGGCGCACAGGAGAAATCATTGAAGCGTACACGCCGAAAATATCGTGGCGCCGCTTTGGAGGAAGAGGAGGAGGAAGAGTTGACGGTGTCGGAGGAGACCTACAGCTGGGCGTTGCCACCAATGCGTCCGAGTCTCTATAATCCGGCGCTCTTGGATGCCAGTCGTGTGCTCTTGTTCGTCATTACCAATGAGACGCGCTCGTTGGCGCCTATGACGCTGGCGGCGCATTGCATCGGCCTGATGTACAATGTGGTTTTGGCAGTGCAAATGTTGCCCGACGATTGTGTGATCAACAATGAGAAGGTATGTGTTGACTTGCTTTctgttttaattgcattttattaatttcattatttttcactaACAGCTAACGCCGGCTGCTATTAAAGATTACAATCGCGGTCGTTCGTATCTCATCGATTTGGCCAAACGGCAGGGTGTGCCTGTTTTTAACGATTTGAAGGCAGCTTTGGAATGTACTGTGGATAAGATAAAAGCGTGTAACTCGCGTGGCAGCCGTTATGATTGAAGCGGTACTTAAATGAGTGCACGCATACACTGACACATACGTACTCACGCGCAACCGCACTTAAACAACTGTCATGTTTACAGCAGTCTATAAGCGCATTTTCTTGCACGCATACGACAAGTACCTACAAACAAACATGAATAAAATGGGCAGCAGATTTTAGCAGAATTTTTTCAAACTACATAtactatactacatatatatgaatatatttaatttaattaattactacCAATTCCGCGTGAATACAACTTTTACTTAActacatttttaatagtttaataattttatgtttgtatgATGAAGCTTCAATACTATTTCAATATAGTTACTGTTAGCTGATAAATGAAAATTCAACGCGTTTGCGTTTATATTTTGTACGCGTTATTTGATGCCTTAACTGTACGCCAAGCTACTAATTTACACTATTTAAGTGctctttataaatttaatttaatttaattactctctaatttacatatacacacaaaaacacacacacatatatacatatatatctaattataattGTCTTAAAAAAAATGCCTGTATATACAATGCAAACACAAGCAGTACgctaaatcaatttaaaaattacaaaaattttacatacaaatagcATATAACCTATAattaataacatacatatatacgtacatttaaaacaaaaacctaAATTAATATCTAATTAATAATTACCTAATGCCTAAACTAAaagaatgaataaataaatatatacctaaatatacataaataccttAAATATACAATTACCTACTATACTAGCCTGGTAATATTAAGCGTGATGatgtttgctaataataaaacaaatataagtgTATGAGTTAACacagcaaaatattttcattcgaaAAGCAAGTATAAAGAGTTTGTGAAAACGAAAGTGAGTAGAAAGTGGCAATATAAACAATTTGGTATTCCTTTAGTCTCAATAAATAGGAAAGAGCGCGTCTGCTATACCACTGTAACCATGAAaaatttggcgattttcgtgaattttttttaaagaaattactcgtttgaatgtttcgaagttttttgagcaataaggtatattttcagctatatttgaagaatttattttacaaaagtattgaaaaacaagtaaggaaaggctaagttcgggtgcaaccgaacattttatactctcgcaatttattgaagaaatttaaccaatacatatatgcggaataaagctcaccgtatttttgaaaaacctataattaagtatatgggagctaggagaacatacttttgaaaaacctacaatgagagacacactattagaaggaaacaatttcctctgaattaaattgagatatctgagagatttacccatatattcggttaaAATATATCCTTActcgctgagttcaacatgttcgatatctggggccttgaaaagttatggtccgttttcgacaattttttcataagtgaagccagagatgatatgctctaattgtgtaaagttttattccgttatcttcattggttccttatgtttatagtataaagtgaaggaataagatggatttcaaaattgagttataaggaaagtagtagtggtggtgaaccgatttcgcccattttttgtccgtgttatcagggtgtcaagaaaatattatatacagaatttcattcgaatcggtcgagtagttcctgagatatggtttttgacccataagtgggcgatgccacgcccattttccattttgtgaaaaaatctgagcaaagcttccttctgctattttttctgcaaaatttagtgtttctgacgtttttcgttagttagttaacccacttttagtaattttcaacctaacctttgtatgggaggtgggcgtggttattatccgatttcaactattttcatggtgtgtgtgtgtggggtatgtaagagacccgactgcagaaagtttggtttatatagctttattagtttgcgagttaaatacaaataacagatttgtgggtggggccacgcccacttcccaataTAGatatatgccccctcctagtgcgatcctttattccaaattttacttttatatcttcatttatggcttatttatgacactttatgtgtttttggttttcgccattttgtgggcgtggcaatggtccgattctgcccattttcgaacttgatcttatggtgccaaggaatatttgtgccaagtttcgtcaagatatcttaatttttactcaagttacagcttgcacagacggacagacggacggacggacagacaaccggatttcaaatctactcgtcaccctgaatactttgatatatataaccctatatctaactcgattagttttgagtgttacaaacaaccgttatgcgaacaaaactataatactctcgtagcaacttttgttgcgagagtataataacggagttatgtgctctCTTGAGAGgtgtcaaaaatataaaagttccccaactgctgaaaTGATTCCGGCCACATAAGTagctcaaacaaaaaaaaaaatcaaaaaggttattaaagttgaattatTTCCTGTGCTATACCCTACGATTTtaggaaaatatcaaaaattaacaaaatggtggttctaaaaaaatttcgtttttctttaatgtcaaattatcaaccaatcaaaaagatcgtagatTATTGTATAGTAAGTACTC
This portion of the Zeugodacus cucurbitae isolate PBARC_wt_2022May chromosome 3, idZeuCucr1.2, whole genome shotgun sequence genome encodes:
- the LOC105214724 gene encoding uncharacterized protein LOC105214724 isoform X1, whose amino-acid sequence is MASLHATNACNSSSCSAAMTNNKPITPTKTTVKLLNGKSSNDCVVVAATSAPNNNNQNHKSYNNLSSNVEQLFNSALKALHLPQCVGGGGTAGSAGGKKSPGKVKTNGENRLTLMVQKCAKNIDIAAAAAAQADIDAEQPNAPQLAAHQQVDDDDETVQLRCACPAVYANSNDANNVNNKNRTMTVTTTYRSSSTSALMTAGHMRPQTLNVHHLRETPSDQTQIFIREVLNAWRAKARCNVVPAERTQELFHELSFHPSEKQITEMLQTAKLLARKSSRQSNGLTFGEFCVLAADLKRFRTSTFSPSICDNVNLLSSLQQQQHENSDNSSRVEANNGTLCTATGTELRSTKSLSNVEDCKRKLSKGDTSAPVEVFLGGSCNPTTWRADVAIPTLKELGISFYNPQVSDWTPDLIELEHRAKEKARVLFFVMDSQTRASAGAIEAAHIAGQNCKQLVLVLHPYKRNQSILNEQISQQEYIDLRRNQLILKELVTRRGLPVMDDVPSGLQRTKDILAGIRDPPSNIATILVVVRGAFDRVNPVNGVITVVQCQRALLYLGYAQSLVKLDNLNKIIATQRDTLETLQKRSTKSGGAQPEISSSDDATVKSSSSTSCNSDTPTATVNATSDVDFDLFCVISAYLSVLQQEIQESGCISPIKGTNVPPPPVYLTNMQGDESNFAISYFTSKNISRTSSQTSVPGSDERHSSNDLLSRSRDSGTSSPQPLDQPLKSRSAAQLGKAKTKILVNIESIETTEITTTIQTAHTPTTPPNTSTTTATAYPILSAHSNAHPLAQLNASATAAQMHSTYPDSSSVTAEEESDSNDSVFSSSSSINSVNCNYGGNEFLTFAGTDFRDVYLGGSCFLRTKWRQDIAMPYLKTKGVTFHLPALHESLQSSHLDLPDKVFEDARQLGAQEKSLKRTRRKYRGAALEEEEEEELTVSEETYSWALPPMRPSLYNPALLDASRVLLFVITNETRSLAPMTLAAHCIGLMYNVVLAVQMLPDDCVINNEKLTPAAIKDYNRGRSYLIDLAKRQGVPVFNDLKAALECTVDKIKACNSRGSRYD
- the LOC105214724 gene encoding uncharacterized protein LOC105214724 isoform X5 — translated: MVQRRDKAPGKWARKCIKIPKREVLNAWRAKARCNVVPAERTQELFHELSFHPSEKQITEMLQTAKLLARKSSRQSNGLTFGEFCVLAADLKRFRTSTFSPSICDNVNLLSSLQQQQHENSDNSSRVEANNGTLCTATGTELRSTKSLSNVEDCKRKLSKGDTSAPVEVFLGGSCNPTTWRADVAIPTLKELGISFYNPQVSDWTPDLIELEHRAKEKARVLFFVMDSQTRASAGAIEAAHIAGQNCKQLVLVLHPYKRNQSILNEQISQQEYIDLRRNQLILKELVTRRGLPVMDDVPSGLQRTKDILAGIRDPPSNIATILVVVRGAFDRVNPVNGVITVVQCQRALLYLGYAQSLVKLDNLNKIIATQRDTLETLQKRSTKSGGAQPEISSSDDATVKSSSSTSCNSDTPTATVNATSDVDFDLFCVISAYLSVLQQEIQESGCISPIKGTNVPPPPVYLTNMQGDESNFAISYFTSKNISRTSSQTSVPGSDERHSSNDLLSRSRDSGTSSPQPLDQPLKSRSAAQLGKAKTKILVNIESIETTEITTTIQTAHTPTTPPNTSTTTATAYPILSAHSNAHPLAQLNASATAAQMHSTYPDSSSVTAEEESDSNDSVFSSSSSINSVNCNYGGNEFLTFAGTDFRDVYLGGSCFLRTKWRQDIAMPYLKTKGVTFHLPALHESLQSSHLDLPDKVFEDARQLGAQEKSLKRTRRKYRGAALEEEEEEELTVSEETYSWALPPMRPSLYNPALLDASRVLLFVITNETRSLAPMTLAAHCIGLMYNVVLAVQMLPDDCVINNEKLTPAAIKDYNRGRSYLIDLAKRQGVPVFNDLKAALECTVDKIKACNSRGSRYD
- the LOC105214724 gene encoding uncharacterized protein LOC105214724 isoform X4; translated protein: MSTAATAACNWDKKSSCDDMTREVLNAWRAKARCNVVPAERTQELFHELSFHPSEKQITEMLQTAKLLARKSSRQSNGLTFGEFCVLAADLKRFRTSTFSPSICDNVNLLSSLQQQQHENSDNSSRVEANNGTLCTATGTELRSTKSLSNVEDCKRKLSKGDTSAPVEVFLGGSCNPTTWRADVAIPTLKELGISFYNPQVSDWTPDLIELEHRAKEKARVLFFVMDSQTRASAGAIEAAHIAGQNCKQLVLVLHPYKRNQSILNEQISQQEYIDLRRNQLILKELVTRRGLPVMDDVPSGLQRTKDILAGIRDPPSNIATILVVVRGAFDRVNPVNGVITVVQCQRALLYLGYAQSLVKLDNLNKIIATQRDTLETLQKRSTKSGGAQPEISSSDDATVKSSSSTSCNSDTPTATVNATSDVDFDLFCVISAYLSVLQQEIQESGCISPIKGTNVPPPPVYLTNMQGDESNFAISYFTSKNISRTSSQTSVPGSDERHSSNDLLSRSRDSGTSSPQPLDQPLKSRSAAQLGKAKTKILVNIESIETTEITTTIQTAHTPTTPPNTSTTTATAYPILSAHSNAHPLAQLNASATAAQMHSTYPDSSSVTAEEESDSNDSVFSSSSSINSVNCNYGGNEFLTFAGTDFRDVYLGGSCFLRTKWRQDIAMPYLKTKGVTFHLPALHESLQSSHLDLPDKVFEDARQLGAQEKSLKRTRRKYRGAALEEEEEEELTVSEETYSWALPPMRPSLYNPALLDASRVLLFVITNETRSLAPMTLAAHCIGLMYNVVLAVQMLPDDCVINNEKLTPAAIKDYNRGRSYLIDLAKRQGVPVFNDLKAALECTVDKIKACNSRGSRYD
- the LOC105214724 gene encoding uncharacterized protein LOC105214724 isoform X3, giving the protein MMQSLVVVRNKNLNSNNYHHVHYRFWLHFLLPLVWVVFFCGVPFPTSSPPFRVSVAFVRNRHTVNDLDASGMWLLASDTVSAAQQQRDAETVSLGVAGCFVLEVLNAWRAKARCNVVPAERTQELFHELSFHPSEKQITEMLQTAKLLARKSSRQSNGLTFGEFCVLAADLKRFRTSTFSPSICDNVNLLSSLQQQQHENSDNSSRVEANNGTLCTATGTELRSTKSLSNVEDCKRKLSKGDTSAPVEVFLGGSCNPTTWRADVAIPTLKELGISFYNPQVSDWTPDLIELEHRAKEKARVLFFVMDSQTRASAGAIEAAHIAGQNCKQLVLVLHPYKRNQSILNEQISQQEYIDLRRNQLILKELVTRRGLPVMDDVPSGLQRTKDILAGIRDPPSNIATILVVVRGAFDRVNPVNGVITVVQCQRALLYLGYAQSLVKLDNLNKIIATQRDTLETLQKRSTKSGGAQPEISSSDDATVKSSSSTSCNSDTPTATVNATSDVDFDLFCVISAYLSVLQQEIQESGCISPIKGTNVPPPPVYLTNMQGDESNFAISYFTSKNISRTSSQTSVPGSDERHSSNDLLSRSRDSGTSSPQPLDQPLKSRSAAQLGKAKTKILVNIESIETTEITTTIQTAHTPTTPPNTSTTTATAYPILSAHSNAHPLAQLNASATAAQMHSTYPDSSSVTAEEESDSNDSVFSSSSSINSVNCNYGGNEFLTFAGTDFRDVYLGGSCFLRTKWRQDIAMPYLKTKGVTFHLPALHESLQSSHLDLPDKVFEDARQLGAQEKSLKRTRRKYRGAALEEEEEEELTVSEETYSWALPPMRPSLYNPALLDASRVLLFVITNETRSLAPMTLAAHCIGLMYNVVLAVQMLPDDCVINNEKLTPAAIKDYNRGRSYLIDLAKRQGVPVFNDLKAALECTVDKIKACNSRGSRYD
- the LOC105214724 gene encoding uncharacterized protein LOC105214724 isoform X2 gives rise to the protein MASLHATNACNSSSCSAAMTNNKPITPTKTTVKLLNGKSSNDCVVVAATSAPNNNNQNHKSYNNLSSNVEQLFNSALKALHLPQCVGGGGTAGSAGGKKSPGKVKTNGENRLTLMVQKCAKNIDIAAAAAAQADIDAEQPNAPQLAAHQQVDDDDETVQLRCACPAVYANSNDANNVNNKNRTMTVTTTYRSSSTSALMTAGHMRPQTLNVHHLRETPSDQTQIFIREVLNAWRAKARCNVVPAERTQELFHELSFHPSEKQITEMLQTAKLLARKSSRQSNGLTFGEFCVLAADLKRFRTSTFSPSICDNVNLLSSLQQQQHENSDNSSRVEANNGTLCTATGTELRSTKSLSNVEDCKRKLSKGDTSAPVEVFLGGSCNPTTWRADVAIPTLKELGISFYNPQVSDWTPDLIELEHRAKEKARVLFFVMDSQTRASAGAIEAAHIAGQNCKQLVLVLHPYKRNQSILNEQISQQEYIDLRRNQLILKELVTRRGLPVMDDVPSGLQRTKDILAGIRDPPSNIATILVVVRGAFDRVNPVNGVITVVQCQRALLYLGYAQSLVKLDNLNKIIATQRDTLETLQKRSTKSGGAQPEISSSDDATVKSSSSTSCNSDTPTATVNATSDVDFDLFCVISAYLSVLQQEIQESGCISPIKGTNVPPPPVYLTNMQGDESNFAISYFTSKNISRTSSQTSVPGSDERHSSNDLLSRSRDSGTSSPQPLDQPLKSRSAAQLAYPILSAHSNAHPLAQLNASATAAQMHSTYPDSSSVTAEEESDSNDSVFSSSSSINSVNCNYGGNEFLTFAGTDFRDVYLGGSCFLRTKWRQDIAMPYLKTKGVTFHLPALHESLQSSHLDLPDKVFEDARQLGAQEKSLKRTRRKYRGAALEEEEEEELTVSEETYSWALPPMRPSLYNPALLDASRVLLFVITNETRSLAPMTLAAHCIGLMYNVVLAVQMLPDDCVINNEKLTPAAIKDYNRGRSYLIDLAKRQGVPVFNDLKAALECTVDKIKACNSRGSRYD
- the LOC105214724 gene encoding uncharacterized protein LOC105214724 isoform X6, giving the protein MKMVKLFLREVLNAWRAKARCNVVPAERTQELFHELSFHPSEKQITEMLQTAKLLARKSSRQSNGLTFGEFCVLAADLKRFRTSTFSPSICDNVNLLSSLQQQQHENSDNSSRVEANNGTLCTATGTELRSTKSLSNVEDCKRKLSKGDTSAPVEVFLGGSCNPTTWRADVAIPTLKELGISFYNPQVSDWTPDLIELEHRAKEKARVLFFVMDSQTRASAGAIEAAHIAGQNCKQLVLVLHPYKRNQSILNEQISQQEYIDLRRNQLILKELVTRRGLPVMDDVPSGLQRTKDILAGIRDPPSNIATILVVVRGAFDRVNPVNGVITVVQCQRALLYLGYAQSLVKLDNLNKIIATQRDTLETLQKRSTKSGGAQPEISSSDDATVKSSSSTSCNSDTPTATVNATSDVDFDLFCVISAYLSVLQQEIQESGCISPIKGTNVPPPPVYLTNMQGDESNFAISYFTSKNISRTSSQTSVPGSDERHSSNDLLSRSRDSGTSSPQPLDQPLKSRSAAQLGKAKTKILVNIESIETTEITTTIQTAHTPTTPPNTSTTTATAYPILSAHSNAHPLAQLNASATAAQMHSTYPDSSSVTAEEESDSNDSVFSSSSSINSVNCNYGGNEFLTFAGTDFRDVYLGGSCFLRTKWRQDIAMPYLKTKGVTFHLPALHESLQSSHLDLPDKVFEDARQLGAQEKSLKRTRRKYRGAALEEEEEEELTVSEETYSWALPPMRPSLYNPALLDASRVLLFVITNETRSLAPMTLAAHCIGLMYNVVLAVQMLPDDCVINNEKLTPAAIKDYNRGRSYLIDLAKRQGVPVFNDLKAALECTVDKIKACNSRGSRYD